AATATAAGCCTATACAGTCGTGATTTGCATCGTAAGGCATCAGTTATATATAATAATCCGGATATGTTCTCAGAAATTAAACGTGCATGGGCATTGTGGGTATTATCTACACAAGGCATGAATGGAATACTTGATGGTTCATGGGGTTATGAAAAATTAAATAATAAAACCATAAAAGCTTTCAATAATAAAAAATCACTTCTATCAACGGAATATGCTATAAGACTTCAAAATGTTCAATTAGAATGTGCAGATGCTATTTATGTTATTAAATCAAGAGATACTGAACATGCGTTCTTTTACATCGACCCACCTTACTATAATGCTAATATGGGACATTATGATGGATATACAATAGATGACTTTAAGTTATTGCTCGAAACTTTATCACAGATTAAAGGCAAGTTTCTACTTAGTTCTTATAGAA
This region of Bacteroidales bacterium genomic DNA includes:
- a CDS encoding DNA adenine methylase — translated: MSEKLNLRTPVTYYGGKQKMVNNILPLIPEHKVYCEPFAGGAAIFFAKQPSDIEILNDTNRELMNFYQVLKNDFTSLEKEINISLYSRDLHRKASVIYNNPDMFSEIKRAWALWVLSTQGMNGILDGSWGYEKLNNKTIKAFNNKKSLLSTEYAIRLQNVQLECADAIYVIKSRDTEHAFFYIDPPYYNANMGHYDGYTIDDFKLLLETLSQIKGKFLLSSYRSDILKEFQNRFNWRSKEFKMRVTACAKDKYKEKIEVLTANYTI